The Brassica napus cultivar Da-Ae chromosome C7, Da-Ae, whole genome shotgun sequence genomic interval TCTTCTTCGAAAGGAAGAGGTTCGAAAGAAGGAGCAATGAGAGAAGGGCATTTCATTAGCCACACTGATCTCTCTGCAAACTCTGTTTCCAAATCTTGACtcccattattattattatttgccGCAGTTTCTTCCATTGTCATGCAGGaaacagagagaaagaggagaagagagacgATGGTAACATAGTTTCGCAATTCATTTCTTGAGGCAATACAAATTTTGAAGGAGAGAATTTATTGAACCTAAACCGAAATAGACCAATCCTTAACGCTAAATAATCATGTCCTCCGAGCCAAACATAAACCCATATCCATACCAAACTCGGTTTATTCAAATCTTGCTATTCGAATAAACCAAATTAGTTTCATCTGATAAGTGGCGCCCTATGATATTTATACTAACCGGTGTAACcgccaaaaaattgaaaataaaacgAACCAAACCGACATTTACTAAACCTAACGCAAACATACGAACCCATACCAAACTCGGTTTGttctttttgaaacacaaactcGGTTTGTTCAATCAAAGACAAATCTCACTTTTTTTCTATAAACCAATTAGTCATCTGATCGAAGATCGCTCTTAACTATACCGACCGGTTTAATATTGACACTCTCAAAACGAACCAAACTCTATCTCTGTGGAtaagctcttcttcttcttcttcttcttcttcttcccactGTCAAAACCtcaattcaattgcaaaaggcTCTCAGCGAAAGGTAGTCTCACTCCTCCTCTCTACTCCTAATCATCATCTCAATTACCCTCTCTCtcctaataataaaaaaataatcttttattatttgtttgttgttaTTAGCGTCGATGGAGGTGGTGACAAGcaccagcagcagcagcatGAGCATCAAGCGCTTCCTCAAGGAGAAAGGCTTCGACGAGCAGAGCATCGACAAGATGCTCACAAAATGCAAACAGCTAGAAAACGCCCAAACCGATGTCGCATCGCAGAACTGGGACTACTTAACCAACACCGTCGGGATACAAGACCGTAAGCTCCCTTACATCGTCTCCCGCTGCCCCAAGATCCTCACTTTACGCCTCCACGAGCGTCTCGTCCCCATGTTCGAGTGCCTCTCCTCCCTCGGAAGAAACCCGCGTGAAGTCACCTCGGCCATCACCAAGTTCCCTCCCATTCTCGCTCACAGCCTCGAGGAGAAGCTCTGCCCTCTCCTCGCCTTCTTCCAAGCGCTGGGAGTCCCTGAGTCCCACCTCGGGAAGATACTCCTTTTCAACCCGAGGCTTATCAGCTACGGGATCGAGACCAAGCTTGCTGTTATAGTCAGCTTTCTCGCTAGCATTGGTCTTGATAAAGATAGTGGTGTGATCGGTCAGGTTCTGGTTAAGCACCCTTTTCTCATGGGTTACAGCGTCGAGAAACGGCTGCGTCCTACGACCGAGTTCTTGAAATCGTGTGTTGGTTTGAGTGATGATGGGGTTGTGTCTGTGTTTGTGAACCACCCGCAAGTTGTGTGCAGGGACGTTGGTAAGATACTCAGACCGAACTATGAGTATTTGAAGGAGTGTGGGTTTGGTGATGCGCAGATTGCGAGTATGGTGGCTGGTTACCCTCCTGTTTTGATAAAGAGTGTTGGGAACTCGCTAAGGCCTAGGATCAGGTTCCTGGTGGATGTGATGGGGAGAGGGTTGGATGAGGTGGCTAGTTATCCTCAGTTTTTTCAGCATGGGTTGAAGAAGAAGGTGGAATCGAGGTATAAAGTTGTTAAGAAGAGTGATGTTGACTGCAGCCTTAGAGATATGTTGGACTGTAACAATAAGAAGTTCCATGAAAAGTTTGGCGTTTTAAGAGTTTAAAAAGTGATCTTCTTCTAGTTTTGCTTCTTCATcagtctctctttctctttgtaaGCTATATTCGCTTTTGCTTCACCAATCCTGTTAGTTATTATGTATCATTGATTCTATATTGTTATTTGCATTTTTTCTATCATGGGTTAAGATAGAACAGCCAAACCACACTGGGGTTGACCAAGTGCATATCGATAGAGGGTGTTGTCCCCCTTGTGAAAGAACCTTTCTTTCTTATTACAGTCAAGGTCAGCAGTTACATTTGAAGCAACTAACTAGCTAGCCTTTATTATAGAAATCAAAAGTTATTATTTCTAAAACATGAAAGAGACattgtgtgagagagagagagagacagagagttCCTCTACTCCTGGGGGACAATCTTGTACTCAACCTTCAGCTCATAAGTTCCTTTAATCTTCTTCCCTTCTCCTGACAGTTTTCATATAAGAAATATCATTGAAGAGAACAGAATCAACACAGTTATCAAAGTAAAGTAAGGTTTCATTTGTTTGGGTTTGCAGATAAACATACCATTGCTCTAAACATTCATACAATGATCAGAAGCAACGAAATGAGAATATGGGCATTATTCAACAAAGTCAAATCTATCCAACAAAGAGGGACatgagagagacagagagagtaTTCTAAGTCTCCTTACCATGTGAAGAAGACTCGCTGAAGACAAGCATGGGGATGCAATCTGTAGACATTTCCAAAGCATAACGTTTTGGAGTGTTTCCAAACTCATCTCGCGTTAGTTCCATTGCAACCTGCTTAGACAAAAACAACCACAATGTTTCATTACATACCAAAACAAACTCTGATCAATGTAAGAACCCACACGACATATCCAAACTCAGCAAAAACGAGACACACGCATGCAGATAGAAGATGCAAAAGATGATATAGGAAGGGAAAAAAATGATGACTTTGGTTTCATCGTCTACAGAAGCGAGAGAGTCTATGGAGATTATGAGTTTGGCTACAGGAAGGTACGGATCGACCGGTGAAGGAAGAGACTTTAGAGAGGAAGCGGCCAGAGAAGGGCATTTCATCAGCCACATTGATATCTCTGCTAACTCCGTTTCCAAACCGCATGGGTTCTCATTCTCCTTGGCCGCAGACTCTCCCATCTTCATGCAGAGTGAAGAGGAGTTTAAAGCGCATTTATATATTACTACGTCACACACTAACCCTGAGGCTTATTAACTAATCTCATTATATTCATAATCTCTCATAAAAGGAGAGGAACATGTGTCAATAAAATCACAAAAGCTAACTTCTGAAATTTGATTAGTAAAA includes:
- the BNAC07G32800D gene encoding uncharacterized protein BNAC07G32800D, whose product is MKMGESAAKENENPCGLETELAEISMWLMKCPSLAASSLKSLPSPVDPYLPVAKLIISIDSLASVDDETKVAMELTRDEFGNTPKRYALEMSTDCIPMLVFSESSSHGEGKKIKGTYELKVEYKIVPQE
- the BNAC07G32790D gene encoding transcription termination factor MTERF6, chloroplastic/mitochondrial, whose product is MEVVTSTSSSSMSIKRFLKEKGFDEQSIDKMLTKCKQLENAQTDVASQNWDYLTNTVGIQDRKLPYIVSRCPKILTLRLHERLVPMFECLSSLGRNPREVTSAITKFPPILAHSLEEKLCPLLAFFQALGVPESHLGKILLFNPRLISYGIETKLAVIVSFLASIGLDKDSGVIGQVLVKHPFLMGYSVEKRLRPTTEFLKSCVGLSDDGVVSVFVNHPQVVCRDVGKILRPNYEYLKECGFGDAQIASMVAGYPPVLIKSVGNSLRPRIRFLVDVMGRGLDEVASYPQFFQHGLKKKVESRYKVVKKSDVDCSLRDMLDCNNKKFHEKFGVLRV